In one Chlamydiota bacterium genomic region, the following are encoded:
- a CDS encoding bifunctional isocitrate dehydrogenase kinase/phosphatase has product MGETERREEDYQVLKRIISMEGTREDINKLEARSSKQQQKIEKYLPRASSQKSIFIKNFLSNLQNIAANQGVEYEPPDFGDLFSIAQKFYAQVLKRDQIFSEKILKEIEQNHLTYAALVVGGFHTVGFKQKLKEANMGYCVIAPYAVGDDGRRGYFAKMNDQGIIFKKAGRMLSPPLLDFLREIAAPSSEEVLRRMAVAMMQSYEASGRVLDYPFLRRWRKSAQTREDRRILEAAANFYRRWGLGGRTLPGAKREKELGRVGIKVLKSFDRYWKEFNKVTARAQGRFENRDWEGMVEDTEDRVHLYNKLLDRTAVKIRALLGDLYQDKDAWEFLKGIFYKRVLDRYEGDMALTFFYSVMRRMFLGDGVSIEYQDDGFKEESLVTKTAPVRHYEPSEREPRPTVEQIVRDLSFKARFSNLEGDVDWIV; this is encoded by the coding sequence ATGGGAGAAACTGAAAGAAGAGAGGAAGATTATCAGGTCTTAAAGAGAATTATATCGATGGAGGGGACGAGGGAAGATATTAATAAGCTCGAGGCTCGAAGCTCGAAGCAACAGCAAAAAATAGAGAAGTATTTACCTCGAGCCTCGAGCCAGAAGAGCATCTTTATCAAAAACTTTCTCTCAAACCTTCAAAATATTGCAGCAAATCAAGGGGTGGAATACGAACCTCCAGATTTTGGAGACCTTTTTTCAATTGCTCAAAAATTTTATGCTCAGGTTTTGAAAAGGGATCAGATTTTCTCTGAGAAAATTCTAAAAGAGATAGAGCAAAATCATTTGACCTATGCGGCTTTGGTTGTGGGTGGGTTTCACACGGTGGGTTTTAAGCAAAAATTAAAGGAGGCCAATATGGGCTATTGTGTTATTGCGCCTTATGCAGTTGGAGATGATGGGCGAAGGGGTTATTTTGCAAAGATGAATGATCAAGGAATTATTTTTAAAAAAGCTGGCAGGATGCTTTCCCCACCCTTGCTTGATTTTTTACGTGAGATTGCAGCTCCTTCTTCTGAAGAGGTTCTTAGAAGAATGGCTGTGGCGATGATGCAATCCTACGAAGCATCAGGACGTGTTTTGGATTATCCCTTTTTGAGACGGTGGAGAAAAAGTGCTCAAACGAGAGAGGATCGTAGGATTCTAGAAGCGGCTGCAAATTTCTATCGGCGTTGGGGACTCGGTGGAAGAACACTTCCTGGAGCTAAGCGAGAGAAAGAATTAGGTCGAGTGGGAATAAAGGTACTTAAGTCGTTCGATCGGTATTGGAAAGAATTTAACAAAGTTACCGCTCGTGCGCAAGGTCGGTTTGAGAATAGGGACTGGGAAGGGATGGTCGAGGATACTGAAGATCGAGTTCATTTGTATAATAAATTGCTTGATAGAACTGCAGTGAAAATCCGTGCTCTTTTGGGAGACCTATATCAAGATAAAGATGCATGGGAGTTTTTAAAAGGGATTTTCTATAAACGAGTTTTGGACAGATACGAAGGGGATATGGCTCTCACATTTTTTTATTCGGTGATGAGAAGAATGTTTTTGGGGGATGGTGTCTCTATTGAATATCAAGACGATGGATTTAAGGAGGAGTCTTTGGTTACCAAAACGGCTCCTGTACGACATTATGAACCCAGTGAGAGAGAACCACGTCCTACGGTAGAGCAGATTGTGAGGGACTTGAGTTTTAAAGCCAGATTCTCAAATTTAGAAGGAGATGTAGATTGGATTGTCTAG